Proteins encoded together in one Triticum dicoccoides isolate Atlit2015 ecotype Zavitan chromosome 7B, WEW_v2.0, whole genome shotgun sequence window:
- the LOC119335961 gene encoding disease resistance protein RGA5-like — MQGATAALIPLLRKLGELAVAEFTLDKRVKKRVESLREELDMMHAVLHDLGDVPAEQLKPPVRIWAAKVRELSYNMEDAVDTYMVRLHHDSHGDVGPNNMKNRVKKFIKRTKNLFSNGKALHQISGAVQDAQRRAKVLGDLRKRYMLEEHTKGEGNTIDPRLKAVYKDVTELVGIEGIRDQLIQKLLHGDDMSSKQLKTLSIVGFGGLGKTTLTKAVYDKIIVKFDCGVFLPVSRNPNITSIFKKMLYDLDKITFKDINESAKDNQQLINELRAFLQDRRYLIVIDDIWDEEAWEIIKCAFSRSDLGSRVITTTRINSVSKACCPFSGDIIHEMKSLDDDDSKSLFHKRIFSQGSECPVELEEVSREILKKCDGVPLAIITIASLLASNDQHIRPKYEWDKVLSSIGRGLAEGRTAKDMEIILSFSYYDLPSHLKTCFLYLSIFPEDHWIDRSGLIWRWIAEGFIRGGHQEISLFEVGETYYSELINRNLIQPIYSDAEFRAEGCRVHDMVLDLICSLSSEENFVTIWDGSKHNKNNSDSMVRRLSFQNSMSELTTHQVDATSMSKLRSVTLFRTDDNLIRSLSSLQLLRVLDLSGCDLWKNSYQIDLRCVEKLLHLRYLGLQGTLVDALPIEIGKLQFLQTLDFRFVVGESIGLQLQSLEVPSSVVRLGNLMCLYVYENTRLPVGIDNLVSLEELSVVTVDGTNAIEKELGKLVKLRVLRILWEGDDESVCNSLLTSLANLQNLRTLEIYHDGNARFDANCDGWVPPPRLHALWFDSCTSTLPRWMNSSLLPVLSYLLIEVDRVRPEVDIQILGKLPALCFLNLNTTRAQYTPVKRFIIGHDAFPCLRECILYNFQTGPSMFPRGSMPRLEYIDFCARASHITGGDLDVDVRHLPSLHKVTVRLWSEVDCLAAVQKAADMLNKALDVHPNHPALHHWFEEALPEELVQAKEPAAAITVSDRGGEAVVM; from the exons ATGCAAGGTGCAACTGCGGCGTTGATCCCCCTCCTCCGCAAGCTCGGCGAGCTGGCCGTGGCTGAGTTCACCCTGGACAAGCGGGTGAAGAAGCGCGTCGAGTCCCTCCGCGAGGAGCTGGACATGATGCACGCGGTCCTCCATGATCTTGGCGACGTGCCGGCGGAGCAGCTCAAACCGCCGGTCCGGATCTGGGCGGCCAAAGTCCGGGAGCTCTCGTACAACATGGAGGATGCGGTGGACACCTACATGGTCCGCCTGCACCACGACAGCCATGGCGACGTCGGCCCCAACAACATGAAGAACAGAGTCAAGAAGTTCATCAAGCGAACCAAAAATCTGTTTAGCAACGGCAAGGCTCTCCATCAGATCTCCGGCGCCGTCCAAGATGCGCAGAGGCGCGCCAAGGTGCTGGGTGATCTCCGTAAAAGGTACATGCTTGAGGAGCACACCAAGGGTGAGGGGAATACCATTGACCCTCGCCTGAAGGCTGTGTACAAAGATGTCACGGAGCTCGTTGGCATCGAGGGCATACGGGACCAGCTGATCCAGAAGCTGCTTCATGGAGATGACATGTCCAGCAAACAACTCAAAACACTGTCTATTGTTGGATTTGGTGGATTGGGCAAGACAACACTCACCAAAGCAGTGTATGACAAGATCATAGTGAAGTTTGACTGTGGAGTGTTTCTTCCAGTCTCTCGAAATCCCAATATAACAAGTATTTTCAAGAAGATGTTGTACGACCTTGATAAGATTACATTTAAAGACATCAATGAATCTGCTAAAGACAATCAACAACTCATCAACGAGCTGAGAGCGTTTCTTCAGGATCGGAG GTACTTGATAGTGATTGATGACATATGGGATGAAGAAGCATGGGAAATTATCAAGTGTGCTTTCTCTAGGAGCGATCTTGGCAGCCGAGTAATAACAACAACCCGCATAAACAGTGTCTCTAAAGCATGTTGCCCATTTAGTGGTGATATTAttcatgagatgaaatctcttgatgatgatgactccaaaagcctTTTCCACAAAAGAATATTTTCTCAAGGAAGTGAATGTCCCGTTGAATTGGAGGAAGTATCTAGAGAAATTTTGAAGAAATGTGATGGAGTACCACTAGCCATTATTACTATAGCTAGTCTTTTAGCCAGTAATGATCAACACATAAGGCCAAAGTATGAATGGGACAAGGTACTCAGTTCTATTGGCCGTGGACTTGCGGAAGGCCGCACCGCGAAGGATATGGAAATAATACTATCATTTAGTTATTATGACCTACCTTCACATCTCAAGACTTGTTTCTTATATCTCAGTATATTCCCAGAAGATCACTGGATAGATAGAAGCGGGTTGATATGGAGGTGGATAGCTGAAGGCTTTATCCGAGGTGGACACCAAGAAATTAGCCTATTTGAGGTTGGAGAGACATATTACAGTGAGCTGATAAACAGAAACTTGATTCAGCCAATATATTCCGATGCTGAATTTAGGgcggaaggttgtcgagtacacgaTATGGTACTTGATCTCATATGTTCTCTATCGAGTGAAGAAAACTTCGTTACTATATGGGATGGCTCTAAGCATAACAAGAACAATTCAGATAGCATGGTTCGTAGGTTATCCTTTCAAAATAGCATGTCAGAGCTCACCACTCATCAGGTTGATGCCACAAGTATGTCAAAGTTGAGGTCTGTTACTCTGTTTAGAACTGATGATAATCTGATCCGGTCTCTTTCAAGCCTCCAACTGCTGCGTGTGTTGGACTTATCAGGTTGTGATCTTTGGAAAAATAGCTACCAAATTGATCTTAGGTGTGTGGAGAAATTATTACACCTGAGGTACCTAGGGCTACAAGGTACACTGGTTGACGCTCTCCCCATTGAAATAGGAAAACTTCAATTTTTGCAAACATTGGACTTCAGGTTCGTGGTGGGTGAGAGCATTGGACTTCAGCTTCAATCTTTGGAGGTGCCATCAAGTGTTGTTCGACTAGGAAATTTGATGTGCCTATATGTTTACGAGAACACGAGATTACCAGTTGGGATAGACAACTTGGTGTCCTTAGAAGAGCTGAGTGTTGTGACGGTGGATGGTACTAATGCGATTGAGAAAGAGCTAGGCAAGCTAGTGAAGCTGAGGGTGCTTCGCATTTTGTGGGAGGGAGACGACGAGAGTGTGTGTAATTCCTTGTTGACGTCCTTGGCCAATTTGCAGAACTTGCGTACTCTGGAGATTTATCATGATGGAAATGCAAGGTTCGATGCAAACTGTGACGGCTGGGTGCCACCTCCACGCCTCCATGCACTTTGGTTTGATAGTTGTACCTCAACATTGCCTAGATGGATGAATTCATCATTGCTTCCCGTCCTCTCCTACTTGTTGATAGAAGTGGACAGGGTGAGGCCGGAGGTTGACATTCAGATCCTTGGGAAATTGCCCGCTCTTTGTTTCCTCAATCTGAACACCACCAGAGCCCAATACACTCCTGTCAAAAGATTCATCATTGGCCATGATGCATTCCCTTGCCTGAGAGAGTGTATCCTCTATAATTTCCAGACGGGGCCATCTATGTTTCCACGAGGATCTATGCCCAGGCTTGAATATATTGACTTCTGTGCCCGAGCATCGCACATCACTGGTGGTGACTTGGATGTCGACGTGCGGCACCTCCCTTCTCTACACAAAGTCACGGTTCGTCTTTGGTCTGAGGTAGACTGCTTGGCAGCAGTGCAGAAAGCGGCTGATATGCTGAACAAAGCATTGGACGTCCATCCCAACCACCCCGCCCTTCATCATTGGTTTGAGGAAG CTTTACCCGAAGAACTAGTACAAGCAAAGGAGCCTGCAGCAGCCATCACTGTGAGCGACCGAGGAGGCGAGGCAGTTGTGATGTAG